From Panthera uncia isolate 11264 chromosome X, Puncia_PCG_1.0, whole genome shotgun sequence, the proteins below share one genomic window:
- the F9 gene encoding coagulation factor IX, which translates to MQCLNMIMAEPPGLITICLLGYLLGADCTVFLDHEDATKVLSRPKRYNSGKLEEFVQGNLERECMEEKCSFEEAREVFENTEKTTEFWKQYVDGDQCESNPCLNGGICKDDINSYECWCQTGFEGKNCELDVTCNIKNGRCKQFCKLDADNKVVCSCTTGYQLAEDQKSCEPAVPFPCGRVSVPHISTTHTRAETLFLNTDYENSTTDYENSTTDYENSTEAEKNVDNVTQPLNDLTRIVGGKTAKPGQFPWQVLLKGKIDAFCGGSIINEKWVVTAAHCINPDVKITVVAGEHNTEETEYTEQKRNVIRTILHHSYNASVNKYSHDIALLELDEPLTLNSYVTPICVADREYTNTFLKFGYGYVSGWGKVFNKGRQATILQYLKVPLVDRATCLRSTKFTIYNNMFCAGFHEGGKDSCQGDSGGPHVTEVEGINFLTGIISWGEECAMKGKYGIYTKVSRYVNWIKEKTKLT; encoded by the exons TTTTTCTTGATCATGAAGATGCCACGAAAGTTCTGAGCCGGCCCAAGAGGTATAATTCAGGCAAACTGGAAGAGTTTGTTCAAGGGAACCTTGAGAGAGAATGTATGGAAGAAAAGTGTAGCTTTGAAGAAGCACGAGAAGtttttgaaaacactgaaaaaacc aCTGAATTTTGGAAGCAGTATGTCG ATGGAGATCAATGTGAGTCCAATCCCTGTTTGAATGGCGGCATATGCAAGGATGACATTAATTCCTATGAATGCTGGTGTCAGACTGGATTTGAAGGGAAGAACTGTGAGTTAG ATGTAACGTGCAACATTAAGAATGGCAGGTGCAAGCAGTTTTGTAAATTGGATGCTGATAACAAGGTGGTTTGTTCCTGTACTACCGGATACCAACTTGCGGAGGACCAAAAGTCCTGTGAACCAGCAG tgCCATTTCCATGCGGAAGAGTTTCCGTCCCACACATTTCTACGACGCACACCCGCGCTGAAACGCTTTTTCTCAATACGGACTATGAAAATTCCACTACGGACTACGAAAATTCCACTACGGACTATGAAAACTCTACCGAAGCTGAAAAAAATGTGGATAACGTCACCCAACCATTGAACGACTTGACTCGAATTGTTGGTGGAAAAACCGCCAAACCAGGTCAATTCCCTTGGCAG GTCCTTTTGAAAGGGAAAATTGATGCATTCTGTGGAGGTTCCATCATCAATGAAAAATGGGTGGTAACCGCAGCCCACTGTATTAATCCGGATGTTAAAATTACTGTTGTTGCAg GTGAACATAACACCGAGGAGACGGAATATACAGAGCAAAAGCGAAACGTGATTCGCACTATTCTTCACCACAGCTACAATGCATCTGTTAATAAGTACAGCCATGACATTGCCCTTCTGGAACTGGACGAGCCCTTAACGCTAAACAGCTACGTAACACCTATTTGCGTTGCTGACAGGGAATACACGAACACCTTCCTCAAATTTGGATATGGCTACGTGAGTGGCTGGGGGAAAGTCTTCAACAAAGGGCGACAGGCCACCATTCTTCAGTACCTTAAAGTCCCCCTTGTTGACCGAGCCACATGCCTTAGGTCCACCAAGTTCACCATCTATAATAACATGTTCTGTGCTGGCTTCCATGAGGGAGGTAAAGATTCGTGCCAGGGAGATAGCGGGGGACCCCATGTTACCGAAGTGGAAGGCATTAATTTCTTAACTGGAATTATTAGCTGGGGTGAAGAGTGtgcaatgaaaggaaaatatggaatatatacCAAGGTGTCCCGGTATGTCAACTGgattaaagaaaagacaaaactcacttaa